In one Brienomyrus brachyistius isolate T26 chromosome 5, BBRACH_0.4, whole genome shotgun sequence genomic region, the following are encoded:
- the LOC125742334 gene encoding sterile alpha motif domain-containing protein 9-like — protein sequence MKLLKDDVLFQNSFGKEHYHRFLRDLCMRRNKIIKGDKSDTSFSPLIEHILEKENPEKAFEILKAAYTRFNEDPFFAQQLARLCYTYEKFPEAKVWADTAEKKMPHNSYILDTKGQVFKRWFNDKYKNLEGNISPESTVDTIATALEAIECFRTCEGAANLEQDSMNNSGYFSEVQVERDLLDLVLKVFPRGEKGRSECMQYLVTGHIPERVKKPWECFHSKLKFIHKNMHDALTRISEDLSYFQMDVSLDDDEQYSTELKIRNPVKWLARQTAWYGNFFKDVELPSKEQNQLSTRMKLCSLGGDNITSIFSLLSEKKQDQLESIVTVYGGLKKLDQMELANYIASQIALGCVSSASTSKLKELQACSHQFPRDRDRCHPNALFLLTLLFWPEDGDTNQERDNKYEILMSALDVLKRSFKIKQKNVPHKELRVFTHFYLGKGSGLSKIVHKSMIQAFKTFTVSQKRIKWFDGYIWKTPEIVHMLKRVQGWTEHGNVYIKGCKGKEIKIRALNSDSVPDGNENVEFYVGFTFQGPVACGITVCDAGET from the coding sequence ATGAAACTACTGAAAGATGATGTGCTTTTTCAGAACAGTTTTGGAAAAGAGCATTACCACAGATTCCTGCGTGACCTCTGCATGAGACGCAATAAGATCATTAAAGGAGACAAATCTGACACTTCATTTTCTCCCCTCATTGAACACATTTTGGAGAAGGAAAATCCGGAAAAGGCTTTCGAGATCCTGAAAGCGGCCTACACGCGGTTTAATGAAGATCCCTTCTTTGCTCAGCAGCTTGCACGGTTGTGTTACACATATGAGAAGTTTCCAGAAGCTAAGGTCTGGGCAGATACAGCCGAGAAAAAGATGCCACACAACTCCTATATCTTGGATACAAAGGGCCAAGTATTTAAAAGATGGTTCAATGACAAATATAAAAatcttgaaggtaacatcagTCCTGAAAGCACTGTGGACACAATTGCAACAGCGCTAGAAGCAATTGAATGCTTCAGAACTTGCGAGGGAGCAGCCAATTTGGAACAGGACTCTATGAATAATTCAGGCTACTTCTCAGAAGTTCAAGTAGAGCGTGATCTTTTGGATCTAGTCTTGAAAGTGTTTCCACGTGGAGAAAAGGGCCGCTCTGAGTGCATGCAGTACTTAGTGACAGGTCACATTCCAGAAAGGGTGAAAAAGCCGTGGGAGTGTTTTCACAGTAAACTGAAATTCATTCACAAGAATATGCATGATGCCCTCACAAGGATTTCAGAAGATCTGAGCTATTTCCAGATGGACGTCAGTTTGGATGATGATGAACAATACAGCACTGAACTGAAAATAAGGAATCCAGTAAAATGGCTTGCAAGACAAACTGCCTGGTATGGGAATTTTTTCAAAGATGTAGAGTTGCCCTCCAAAGAACAAAATCAATTATCAACACGCATGAAACTTTGCTCTCTTGGAGGTGATAATATTACCAGCATCTTTTCTCTTTTGTCTGAAAAGAAACAGGACCAACTAGAATCCATCGTTACTGTATACGGTGGGCTGAAGAAACTTGATCAAATGGAACTGGCCAACTACATAGCATCTCAGATAGCCTTAGGGTGTGTTTCAAGTGCATCCACTTCTAAACTCAAGGAGCTTCAAGCATGCAGCCATCAGTTCCCTCGGGACAGAGACAGATGTCACCCCAATGCCCTGTTCTTACTCACATTGCTTTTCTGGCCAGAGGATGGCGACACCAATCAGGAGAGAGATAACAAATATGAAATCCTTATGTCTGCTTTGGATGTTTTGAAACGAAGCTTcaaaattaaacagaaaaatgtgcCTCACAAAGAGCTGAGAGTTTTCACGCATTTCTACCTTGGCAAAGGAAGTGGCCTGAGTAAGATTGTCCACAAAAGTATGATACAGGCCTTCAAAACATTCACAGTGTCACAAAAAAGAATTAAGTGGTTTGATGGATATATCTGGAAAACGCCAGAGATTGTGCACATGCTGAAACGTGTTCAAGGCTGGACGGAACATGGAAATGTCTATATCAAAGGCTGTAAAGGGAAGGAGATCAAGATACGTGCCCTGAACTCTGATTCAGTACCTGATGGTAACGAGAATGTTGAATTTTATGTGGGATTTACATTTCAAGGACCTGTTGCTTGTGGCATCACTGTCTGTGATGCCGGTGAGACATAG